In Panicum virgatum strain AP13 chromosome 5K, P.virgatum_v5, whole genome shotgun sequence, the genomic window ggcatttaatgacTTCGTACGGCGGgcaggtgagcggaagggccgtttgtcctttctgcCAAGGGGTGGCCTTGTCCAGCGTCagaagagcacgcctcaaccactcgcacttaatacgggtgggtgagggagcttccatcTTAAGCTttgtgcccgcgcccgcgtccgcgTGACACGTGATTAGGGGTGGGCAAAATATAACCGAAACCGAttaaccgaaccgaaccgaaccgctTTAACCGTAAAAGtcggttaattcggttaacGGTTAATTTTGCGGTTAAATTTTTTGAGATATTCTTTAACCGCATATTATTTCGGTTTTGATGTGCCACTAACCGATTTAACCGAATTAACCGATTTAACAAGTTGAGTGTAATATGTATTTATCTTATGTCTTAAATATATGTATAATCATGTGAGATATCAAGAATTCTTGGTTTTCATAATTAAGATATCTAAGTGAGGCTACATTAATTGTTTTTCTAGCTTTCTAAGCTTATTTTAGTGGCCAATAGCTTGTAGTTGATGTCATAATTTCATTCTAATTTGCTTGTTATTTATGTATTGTATACATTACGGTTAACCGCAAAACCGAACCGATTTAACCGCAACCGAATTTACGCGGTTAAAAAATTTCTAGCTACAATTTCGGTTAAGAGTTTGTCATAaccgaaatatttcaaaaccgaATTAACCGAACCGATTTAACCGCACTAACCGAATGCCCAGCCCTACACGTgatggctccggacccctcccgagcagctagctgagccgagagctcacggggtccggataggtacgtggggtcccggacccatctgcgggggtccgggtcctcggccacaggtgctgggcatttccatctctgggacacgtggtgacaccggacccgtccccgagcggaaaacgggtccgggaccgttggtccggtgagatggagtcggtccccaggggtccggctgctcagctccttagggcgtagacgGTCCGTTttctcgagggcaggctcgctaccctcgagcgaggcggaggtgcggggcgcggtcgagggcttcggcggagagccctcgagcgaggcggagatcaccccgtgGCCCCGAGAGGGGTGCGGACGGACCGCACTacgtacgtgggccgcgtgctggatttctttgagtccttttctttcttctagattggaaggaggctgcgAGCCTTCATGAGCCCGGTTGCTCATTAcgtgtttgcatttttagaGCGATTTTgatcccctgattagggtgcccctaatcatgatACATGATGGAGCAGAAATCgattttcttctctcttatTTTTTGCGGGAATGGCCACGCATGCATGTCGACCATCGTCCGCGGCCAAAGACTGCCATTTACCGACCTCCGGGAAATCTCGTGTCCTGATGGGCTCAGGAGtttcgtcgtcgtcgttgttattattattattattattattattattattattattattattattattattattattacagcAGAGCAGGCCACAAACCACCTTGCTCGCTCGCCTCCGTGTCATACTGTCATCTGCACTGCATACTCACGGTTTTCGTCGACACGCCGTGCTCTTCAGTCGCGTCCGTGTCATCTACACTGCCATCCTCACGGTTTTCGTTGACACGCCGTGCTCTTCAGTCAGAGAAGATGACCGATCGACCGGTAACAAGGCGCGCAGAATAAACTGGCTGACTAGAAAACATATCAGTTGTAAACCAATTTCTCCgtgtaaactttgaaaattttaaTCTGAGTCATTAAATCAACATCTAAGGGGCATAgtaaattgagtaattttacaatctgaaTCCACCTTTGAATTGGGTAATCATACTTTTACAAATTTCGCCTCCCACCTCTCTGGGCTACTCCTCTTGGATGTTAATTTGATAGTTCAaattgaaatttttatagtttgCAACAAGAAGATAGGTATCCCCGGCGGCAGCGACAAAAGCAAGAAGGGCAGGGAACGATTTATTAACCCGCCAATGGAGAAGTTCAGAGCGCGCCTTACGGTCAAATCTTCAGAATTCAGAGAATGTGAATTTAGATAGCGCAATACGTGCTCCCTCCGTAGAAAAAAATCattctagaattcaaaatttatccaaAAAAGTAAATCATCAATAGTACATGTGCATAAAACCAATTAAAACCAAATATGAGACAAACATAatcattttaactttttattaatTTATCATAAAATCCTAAGATAATTTGCTTTTTTAGACGGACAGAGCACACTATACTCACCACCAGCCCCCGTTACCATGACGCTGGCTGAATTTCCACTAGAACTCGCGCGATGTCAGATCCGCTCGCTCAGGAATTCAGAGTATCCCATTTGTTGCTGCACAAGCACAACAGAAAGACCCCCTCCAAAATTCAGCCGGCCTCACGCCCGTAGGCACAGATGACATTACCGTTACACCATGTGCGCCCAGCAATTTCCAGCGCCGCCCATACTCCTATACCCCCAACCCCAACCACTACCGCCATTAAAATCCCTCCCCgtccgcgccgcgcgcccgaAATCAACCCCCGTTTTTACTGTTCTGCCCCGCGCTCCCGTCTACTAGAAATTGTTCTGCCACTAGCATCACTGCAGCTAGCGAGGGAGTGGTGACGtcgctttctctctctcctgcggctgcggctgcggccactcccaccaccaccaccgctccCCGACACACGTCCTATCCCTCGCCACGCGGACGCGCGCCCCTTTCCGCACCCGGGggcgccccgccccgcctccaCGTGGGACCCCGTCCGTCGCGGTCCCGCGCGTCAGCCTCCTCCAGCTCAGTCAGGCGCGCCCCCCGGCCGACGGAAAGCGACCCGCCCGTCCGTCCCCCACGCCACCCCCAtcagaagagagaggagagggcgaCCAAGAAATCTAGCCTAGCATTAGCTGGAAACCGACCAAGGGTGACGCCACCGACACGCGCGCGGGCGGATTTGGGTGGACGCCCAGCCAAGCAAAGCCAAATCGCACGCCCAAGCTCGAGCAGCACACGCCACTACTCAGATCAGCACTAATTACCGTCAGTGGCTGGGATTAATTATCGCTAGATTCCTCATCCTGCTGCTGGCTTTACTGTCACTGGAGTGTGGCGTGGACTAGTAGTCCTCTGCTGTAtgcagggggggggggtaatTAGCAGTCTCTGAATTGCAGAAGAAAGAGGACCGAATTGAACTTGCTTGCTTGGATATGGATCTAAGCAGGATGGGAAATTACGAACGACGAACCAAACCGGCAACAATTTAGTAGGATGCGAAGGAAAGCAATaaggggagaaggagaaatggAAACCATATAGACTATACTCCAATAAATCAAGAGAGAagaagcaagaaaaaaaaagagagttgaAACGAAAATTTTTCTTTCTACCCCGGGCCCCGAATCCATCAAAACGACCAAATCCAGATCTTGATGCGGACCTTACACTTTGCGTCCGTCGGCGTCATCTTCCCGCCGCCGGaactggaggaagaggacgacGTCCGGACGACCGACCGCGGGGAACGCCCGCGGCTGCGGCCGCGCCCgcgggccggcgccggcgcggcggcgacgacgacggtgggctCCGCGTCCGGCGCCGgagcgggcgcgggcggcggggctgGCTTGGCGAGCCCCGCGGAGAAGCCCGCGCAGAGGACGCGGACGCTGATGCGCTTCGACTTGAACCGCCCGATCTGGAACCCCACCTTGGCGTCCATCTCCGCGGACATGGCGTGGGACTTTCTGGATCTGAGGGCGGCCGCCTGCACGGGGTCgatggtggccgcggcggcggaggcggcgccgcggaTGACGGTCGTGTTCCCCGGCGCGTGCAGGAACCCCGGGAccacgccgtcgccgagggGCGCGCCGTCCGCGGTGAAGGACGCCGCCATGTCGCCGTACGCGAACGCGATCTTCTCGTTGGGGTTGCGCGCCGTCACCGTGAAGTCGATGCGGGAGGTGAGCGCGTCGGAGTCGGACACGTTCAGCGCTGCCAGCCGCAGTGAGGTCACCGCGAAGCTGGGTGGCTGCGGGCGGTACACCACGTAGAACACCCCCGCGGCGATGGCGCCCAGGAGCACCAGGCCCACCAGCACCAGCGTCAGCCACAGGCAGCACGCGCAGCACCACCCGCGCGCGCTCCGACGGGGGGGCCGGGGAGGGGGCCGCGACTGCGCGGGCTTCGGCCGGTACATCGGCGGGGGAGGAACGCGGCCGCCGGGCAgcatggacggcggcgcgggccggggcggccccccggcgccgccgttcGCCGTGCCGTTGGTGGCCCGCACGGGGACCGGCTTCGAGGCCGGCGCGTACGCGCGGTCGCCCATTGCTTCAGCCTCCGGCCCTCGCGGCGGCCTCGCTTCttggctgccgctgctgctggggGGAAGGGATGGAGATGGAGCACAAGCCCAGAAAGGGGATGAGGAGTCAAGGAGCTGCTAGCTAGGACTGAGGTGGAAAAcgcggagaagaggaggagcgtAATAACTGTGGCCATTTATATATACACTGTATATATTTCTGTGTGCTTCCTTCTTTtcccttccttttcttttctttcaccCATCCCCTGCTGTTGCTACGGGTCACCCTGGATTTCGGCCTCCTCGTAGATGAGCGAGGAAGTGACGGTTTTTCGGGGGGGTTTTGTTTTGTTGGTTTTCCGGTTATCTTTTTGTCTTGAGCGTGTGTGGGGAGAAGTCTTGAGCGTGTGCGGGGAGAAATATGCTTGGACTTGTTTAGATTTAGTGTAACAATCAAGGAGTAGATGCTATTAGTTATGCTAAGATTAGATTTCTTACAGTTTTGTAAATATGCATTTGGATTTCTCACATATTTTTTTAACAACATACAGTAGGTTATGTTGATGTTTTTTACCATGCCACAATGATCAGTACAATGGTAACTTTATAGTGCACGTCGTATTTATTACTAAATTGTCAatataaaaaagttttgcaaaaaaCGATGGTACGGCAACAAAATAAGTAATGTAAGACAAAATAAGGAAAATAAGAAGTACTGGATACTTTGCGCTGAAGATGCCGACCTACTTTTAATTTACACTGAAAAATACAATATGGATAAAAGGGCGGTGTGATTTGCTTTTGTTTAACACAAAAACGTAAAACGTGATTTTGGCTTCTTATTAAGAGATAACCGAGGAGGggagttttcttttcttttttcggtCTCAAGAATGTATATTAGAATGCTTGATCCTGTTTGGATTTAGTGTGGTAAACGGAGGAGCATATCATGATTAGATTTCTGACAAAACTCTATAAACATATCATGAGATTTATGTTGTTGTTTTTTTACCGTGTCGTAGAGATTGGTACACTGGTGACTTTTGTAGGCCACATCATATTTAACAATATGATGCCAAATATGCTTGCAAACGATATTGCTAAAGCGACTAAATAATAAAATTATTAAATTAAGACATATTTCGTGGATACTTTGCATTGAAGTTGTAGGCGTAGCTTCTATTTAAAGCTAACAGATGCTAAAAGAAGATATAAAGACTATGTGACTTATGTCCATCTAATAACAACAAAGACATTACATGTTAGGGATGTGATGATGACATAAGAGATAGCAAAGCGGTGCCGGCATAGTTAACCTGCGAATGCCATATAGCCAGCTTCCGAGCGGGGTCAGCCGACCTCAATGAATTTTGGAAAAAAGCAATGAAAATTACTGATTGTAGTTGTTAATAATGCTTGATAACCTCATCATTTGATATACATGACCATGTGAACTTTTattctacctctacccctgAGTATAGCAAAGTAAAACACACCATTATTTACTGCGCATTTCCGGAAGATGGATCTTTAGTGACCCTTTAACAAAAATTTTGCGAGTCTTTTATGATTTATCTATTTATTGTCTTCTATATGTAGCATTGAAGGCTAGTAGATTAGAAACTTGATGCTTTCTGTTGGAAGCAATTGTCCTCGTAGCAATATTGCTAAAGCTAAGCTTTCTTTAGCAATGTCCGATTGACGCCGATGTGATTGTCCTGTTATTTTAAGATAAAATGATACAGTAAGATGCAAAAAGGTCCCGTGGTTTTAGGTTCGTAATCACCACGATGATACAACATGGAAATTTAAAACCATTTTAGTGGAGAAGAGGACGGAATATGACATGTTGTTTTTGGTTAGATTTAATAATATATTGTGCGAGATGATTTGAACCTTTTCTGCTAACGGAAACCCCCGCACAAACCTTGTTCAagatgaaaagggaaatgaaATCCTACGTCCATCGAATTGCCCGTACTACATCTGAAACATTTAAATACCATTCCGCATCATCTGAAAACCGGCACTTCTTGGAGCCAGGCTCATGACTCCACCGTTATTTTTTTTACCTCATGAAACTTACCCGAAAGGCTTCGGTTGCTAATTAACTATCGCTACGTGTCGAGCCCAGGCGCGTCATGGAGTACTATACTATTCGTTAGCTTTAGCAATGATGATTTAGCATCGCCATTAAAGAGTGTCAGGCCATTAAACCAAACCCCCGGTACAAGCAGGCGTACAGTACTCCAGCCGTATAGGTCCGTACAGTACAAGACGGCGCGGTACCAGTACCACCACCACTACCCTAGCTGTAGGCACGATTCGTGATTGTGCCGTGCGCGTATAGGTCCGTCCAAAGCTCCAGGCTCGCACCCGTCGGTCGCGTACAAGCATTCGCGAGTCCGGAACGAAACCGGAGGCCGTGTACTGCCGCCGTCTTTTGTACGTACCGGCTCATGAATACGCGCGCCGCATGATTTTCGGGCCGGCCGGGCCCACCGCACAGCAGGTAGTAGGTACGTGTGTGTACGTGTACGGGGAGCCAGCTGGTTTATACGGGGTGCGGTCGAGTAGCCGCTTGTGGGGGTGCCGCGGCGTCCGCACATGGAGGCGGGGGCCCCCGGCGCCCCCGCGCATgtgcgccggcgcgggcgcgcgcggcggacggcggcgatggGGCGGCGCCGGGAGCCCGGGATCgtatgccgcggcggcggcggcgcgacgcgaggtggtggccggccggcctggtggGGAGTTTTGGAGTGTCCGACTCTCAACGGATAGGCGAGTGGGTTTTCGTTGTCTGATGAAGACACACACATGAGCTCGGCCATCGTCCGGTGGTCGTCCCTGCCGCGTGACTCTGAGGCCTGCTGTGTGCCTGGGCCATCGCCTCGAGCCCTCCAGACTCGAGTGTGCGCAGTGCGCTGCACGTACCGGTCCGTATTGAACAATTACACGATGGTACTTCTTTTTGTTGAATACATTCATGGCAACCGATCACATTAATTAGGATATAGGCATGTCATGCCAAGCATTACAAAGTGGCGGGAAATGCACAGATTCTGGGAGTTACAACATGATACACAGCTGGATGAGAACCAAGAAGATCAGATCAAATCAAAGTTCACCGCATCAGGAGAGTATGCCACGGCCTCAGCCTATAATGCGCAATTTCTTGGGAACGTCAAAGTGCCAAAGGCTCAGATGATATGTGTTGGCGAAGAATTAGGGCAAACACACGAAAACGCTTGAACACGAagcgagcgacggcacgatgcagcgccgatgctcagaccggtcagaccggtcggatataccggtcagaccggttgtcgccgggcaggccggcggcgagaccaaCAAAAGTCGCCCGAaaaggacccgtcggggcaggcgcacgcagggttgttctagggtcggcaggccacctagaacgtcctcaatcgacgtagagacgaatgAGGAACAGCAGatagtagattggaaaaaagctagggcaaaaagaaagtaaaaagataaaagttgtattgatttgatcgattcgATTTTCTAATCGGCCGttaccctttatatttatagggtggggtgtaCTCATCCTGCAAGAAattctattacaagatctaaatctattaagatCCCttgttgtactcggattccacttggacTGATCAGACCGGTCAGCTGCTGCCGGACCGACTAcagcgtctgaccggtcagaccgctagggagtaccggtcagaccggtctgtattGTCTAATGCCAATTTTGATCGTCAACAATATGGAAAGCTTGGGCGCCGCCAAAATACAAATTCTTTGCGTGATTAGTAACCCAAGAGACCGGGTTTGGACTTCGGACAGGCTGATGCGCCGAGACTGGCCACACAGCCCCGCTTGCCCCCTCTGCCGTAACGCTCCTGAGACCACGCTTTACCTGCTAGTAGAGTGCCCATATACAAAGAGGGTATGGAACCTCATTGCGGATTGGTTGGCACAGCCCACCTTACGCCCTGAAGTTTGAAGATAAAGCGATCATATATTTCACTGGTGGACTAATATCACCTCCTGTGAACATGTGCCACGCAAAGGAATCATATCTCTTGCTCTCCTTGTAATCTGGGAGATTTGGTGTGAACGAAATGCAAGAGTTTTCAGAAAGCGAGAGACGTCAGGCTCCAGGTCTACTAGCAAAAATTAAGAGCGAGGCGGGTGCTTGGGCCCTAGCTGGGGCAAAAGATTTAGAGTCCTTGTTAATGCGagaataatttatttttctctctcttctggCTAGCTGGTTGTACTCTCCTTCTTTATCAATGAAATAGGCACAATCTCGTGCCCGTTCGTTAAAAAAACTTGATATCATTCGCCCTTTATTTGACTACTGTTATCTACATCACCATCCCCCATATCTAATTTGAATCTGTCAGCCAAGTTTTGTGATGTTATCATAATGAATGAGGGCTTATTAATTAGTACATGTCAATGACACACAAGCCGAAACTGTTTCCATTTCCTTAAAATTAAGGGTCACCATAAGCTAAGGTTAGCAAATGCTGCCGGCATCTTTTCTTGCTACGCTTAGTGAAATCAACGGTCTCAGTTCCATCCCAGCAATGTGGTGGCACTCTGAAAAAAATAGAGTGCTTCCACCCCCTGCATCCTAAGCCTCTCATCGCACAAATCGTTCTTCCTCCCTTGTACTACATCTATGCACGTACGCAGGGCAATGTTCGCTGCCGGCCGTTGCCTTGTTCCGTAGCAGGCATTCTGTAGGTTTGTGCACAGAGGATCTCCCGGCGCTGCCGTGAATGGGACTGGCGGCGGGCGAGAAGAGACTGATAATGCTCGCCCGGCCCGTTAGATTAGCGCGCATAATCATTTGGGCTGGGCGGGCAAGACAGGGACAGCGGTGGCGGCCTGCGGCAAGCCGGACAAGAGTCCTCGCGGCCTTCTTCCTGCCTCCATCGTTTCCCAAATTATTTTTAATGGAGGTTTCATAATAAGTTTCATGATATTTAATACCAACAATTTTGCTAATATAacaaggagagagagggatgaAATTTCATAAAACATGAGGAGAATTTCGTCGCTATAAAACTCATCTAGCACCGGCAATAGTTCTCAATTTAAATAATTGTGCCCATAAAATTTTCACTAAAGCTGATCTTAAAATTCCCTAACCCCAACAGAAGACATGCAGGTCGACCACCAATGCCCAACGGAGTAACATGGACGCCCTCGTTGACCGGGTCAGGGGGCGACCACGACCGCCTGATTGTTCAACGCAGTACGTTATTGGCCGATCACACGCGCGGATTAAACAAAACGATTTTTTTTTACTCCTGCCAGCTGCTGGAGGTGGCTAGCAGTCGGCACAGCTGGTTCCTTCAGATTAATTAATATTGCTGCTAATAGTATAATTTTGTTTGCGTCTGTGTGGATGCCACTCAGCTTATTGCTGGGATCGGATAGATGGCCCCCGCTAATTGATTAGGTAATTAAGGTGTTAATAATGCTACGGGAGCGGCAACTAAGGGCACGTACAGCGGGCCGTCGAGACCCGTCGACATGCAAGGAATTTTTGCGTTTAGCCCCCCTGCAACCTGCAGTAACTCCCGAGCCGTCGTCTCGTTCGTCTACGAGCTATGGCCCGTGCTCCGAGGTGCGGCGACAAGGAAGACAGCCGTTGTACAGAGCGCTACGGGGAGAAGACAAGGGCATGGATCCACTGCGCGCACGGAAGTGGCTCCGATTCACGCCAAAGGTTCGTGCCATCCGCGACTTGTTCCTCTCCGGCCTCTGCCTCCGACCTCCCCGTACTTGGTGGCTGCAAGATCTGGGATTCCCATCACAGTGAGGCTCGGATGGACCAAGGATGGACTATGGAGGTAGCTGCAGAGGTTGCGGCGCCAGGGGAgcaaggaatcggccggagGTGAGGTGTGGGTCTGCAATTTTGGCCGGCTGCGGTGGAGCTTCGTGGCTTCAACCGTGAGGAGAAAATACGGGAGTTggttggaggaagaagaagggggagtTGGTTGGTGAAGGAGAAAGAAGTGTAGGGGGTTTTTGATAAAAGATTTGAGTTTAATTGTGAAGGTGGAAAAGTTCTGGGGGTTTCAATGATAGATTCGAGGATCTATTCATGAGAAAAGGTTCTGCTCATGAATGTTGAAAAAGTTTTAGGGTTCCAGTTGTAAaagtgttttttctttttcgttattgttttagaattaattgatgtgaactttgaaaaatcataacaaatcacagaaaaatgcaaaaataacaAATCCAACTATTCTAGACTCTATGTGAACAGATTTACACATTCATGCCATTTGTTCACATAGTTAGTGTATGTTTTGGCTGGGAataaaatcaaaaataaaagattgCCATCATGAAATGCTAATTCTCAAAATCAGAAGTTAATTAGCCTAATTCTATTTGTTTAACACTAGAGGTGTTAGAGAAACTCGGCCATCATGAATATTTGAATATATGTATATTATACATGGTTATTTTAAGAGTCATACAAAATATTTGAATGTATTATGTATTATCTCATGTATGCAACAAAATAGCTACAAAAATCAATATGTACTAGATCACCATGAGTTTGTGTGTCAAAGAATGAATTAATCATCTTGCGGACAGCCAAACAGACagcttgaaaaaaaaacaacaaccgTCTGCActgttgtacatgccctaaCAGGTGATGGATGGATGGTATGGCAGGTTGTGGGTGGCCCGGACGGGCAGCGAGGAATCGAATGCGTGACGAGTGAGGACGACTTGTTATTACTAGTAGCTTGCAGCAGCACGTCGATTATATTGCTGGCAGCGGCGGAATCAACAATATATATAATGGATCGGACGTCCGTCTCTAGTCTCTACCGTATTACCACCGCTTTGTTGGTGGACAGTCCCTGTTGCTAAATGCTCATGCGCGCGTTCTGCCTTTTGGTGGGTTGGCTCGATGGTGTCGTGTCGTGTCCACTTCACGTCGTGTGTATGGACACCCACAAGGCCACAAGCTTTGTGCAGAGAGGCTGCTCGATCTGCTTGCCGTGTCTGCAGCCAGCAAGAAGAGTGACGATGGTAGCTGCTACAGGCTAGCTACGTCGGTCAGTGTTAGCAGTACACGTTTCCAGGATGGCCTGACTACTCCAACGGAAACGATTTAATTTGTAGCAACAAAAAAGTGATCTAAACGGAAACGATTCGAGTCGTAATCAGCTCGTACGCTAGGGTCTAAGCTCGGAGTACGCATGCTGTTTTAGTTTTTTCCCCTCCCATCTGCCTTGGTAACGGCGGTCGACGATCGAAGGAAGAATTAATACTGTTGCGAATCTTATCTTGTTTCTGGCCCTGCTTGGATTTAGTGGACACTCCTAGTAGTAGATAGAGACGCGTCAACAAACCAACCGCTGGGGATGagaccgccggccgcgccgttcCAAAAAGATCCCTGTTCCATTATTACTCGTCTGTTTGGTTGGGCTGGGCTCGCCGCTCGCAAGAGAGCAGTGAATTACAGTACCACTAATAAGCTGACTGATTGATCTCTCCGTCATCGTACGCGTACAGTACTCGTCCGGTCCAGCTGTGTAGTGCATGCCCAGCTGTTGCAGAGACTCCATCAGTGGCATCTATCGATCAGCTCTAGTGTCGTGTCGTTATTCCATTATCGCCGGAACCTAAAGCTAGCCATGTCGTCGGCCCGACGTACCTATCGGCGGCCTTAATTTTGCCgtggctggtggtggtggtgggtagtgttgatttgttatgagaaaaaaatatttttagttgGTTGGTAGCTGCTAACTGGTGCTAatttagtgtgagagaaaaatactattagcTGGATGCAGCGAAAAAAGTGTATAAGTAAGAACGAAACGGGACGAAGAGAAAGGACGAAAGGGCGGCTGCCAAGCAAGACAGATTACAGATCAGGTGGGGTGGTGACTCTGCTCTGAGCATTTGTTGGCTTGGCCGCGGAATAATGGAAGGCCCGCGCGGAAGACGGCTAGCCGGCCGGCGGTCCTGTCGTGCGTGGTACTACTGGCAGCTAGCTCGTCCACTACTGGATCATCGTGAGCGCCATTGGACAGAGAGCAGTGGGCACCTGCGCGAGGCAAAGAAGGAGCAACGGGGAACTTCGGGTTCCCCGGCTCCCATGTTTACGGCCCTACACATGCCACcggggagagagggaggtggcTGTCAAATTAAAAGTATTACTTAGAAGATAAGACCCTGGTTGATGGATATGGTAACATTAAAAAACTCAATTGCTGCATGGAGCAATCGAGGGTCGCCAATACATAGCCATTAGAGCTCGGCATGTTATTTTACCTCATAacataatttatctttttttttctccatacacaagttgaattttaatttcaaattttgcatagTAATAGTAGATATCACAGtgcatatttaaaaaaattataattttccccattaatttcatataattttgaactctaatgattaatttattactAAATATTCTAACCTAtcaaataatgataaaaaattatgatttgtttttctaacatgtgttatgGTGTGAACTATTATGttgtaaaattttaatttaacctctacctatgcatggagaaatgaaaaagacaaattacattagggggtaatttgaaccaaatggtATAATTTGGGgtgggggtgggtggggggggggttttaaatgaaccaaacaatagtttaaaaagttatccagactttggctatagttgaggggagtaatttagacttttttctatattttattttaatattAAGGATGCAGATAtgcataaaaaaatttaaatttaagatGATGACTACTTAAAAATTCACAGTGATGCACAATATTTTTGGAGGCCACGGTGATGGATATATATATTTGCAcacaacaacaaaattttaattgTTAAAGATGCACATAAATTTTCACATTTgtacctatttctaaagcaagtaaGATTTTTATCTAATTTTTAGCTTAGTCCGTCTTGTG contains:
- the LOC120707173 gene encoding NDR1/HIN1-like protein 13 — encoded protein: MGDRAYAPASKPVPVRATNGTANGGAGGPPRPAPPSMLPGGRVPPPPMYRPKPAQSRPPPRPPRRSARGWCCACCLWLTLVLVGLVLLGAIAAGVFYVVYRPQPPSFAVTSLRLAALNVSDSDALTSRIDFTVTARNPNEKIAFAYGDMAASFTADGAPLGDGVVPGFLHAPGNTTVIRGAASAAAATIDPVQAAALRSRKSHAMSAEMDAKVGFQIGRFKSKRISVRVLCAGFSAGLAKPAPPPAPAPAPDAEPTVVVAAAPAPARGRGRSRGRSPRSVVRTSSSSSSSGGGKMTPTDAKCKVRIKIWIWSF